The sequence CTTCATTTCTCAGGAGTATCTGGATCGGCCCAACAGCTATTCAGGCGATCAGTCTCAACTTCGGATCTGGCGAGGTGGCGAAAAGGCCCATCCCGAACTGCTGGAGTTCATGGCCAAGGGTGAAACCGGCTCCATGTCCAAACTCTTGCATCACCTCTGGCACGACCGGGTGAACATGGAGTTCGCGGAGGCCTGCATGGATGCCATGTTCTGGCACCAGGGCATGGGTGGCCGCTTCAACGACTACCTCGTTTCCGAGCCCTATCGGGAGCAGGCAGACCGGGCCATCAAGGCCTACTTCAAGGGCAATCCCCTGATGCTGGGCCTCTACCGACTGTTCCCGGATCTGTTTCTTGAGCAGGTGCGCAAACTCTCCTACTACGCCAATCTGGGCCTCTTCTGGGAGGTGATGGCCCCGGTGTTCTTCGAGATGAGTGACCTCTACGACGAGGGCAAACTCACCTCGGTGCCTGCGGCCATGGACTTCCTGGTGAACGGGATCTTTGCCGTCGCCGGCCGACCGATCTATCACCATGTGTTCATCCGGGGCGAATGTTTCGAGATCATTCCCAAGAGCTGTGGCTTCACCTGGCTGTATGAGGCGGCCTTGCCCTATGTGGAGGCTGTCTTCTATCGCACCTCGCCCTTCCGTGGCACCAAGAGCTACAACGCCCAGGCGATGCAGGTGCCCGCTGATCAGGCCGACTTTCACTACGGCATCCTCTATGCCGATGTGTTCCCTGTGGGCTCAGCGGGGATCCCTCCCACCCTGTTGATGCAGGACATGCTGCACTTTCTGCCTCCCTATCTGGAGGTGATGTACCGCAACCACAAGCGCGGTGATGAGGACAAGCTGATTCAGCTGGGCATCACCTTCCAGCGCTCGATGTACAACGTCACCTCCGCGGTGATCCAGGCTCTGCGCTGCGCTCTGCTGTACCCCCTCGACGACCCTGATCCCGCCCACCTGCGCGCCAATCGCCAGTTCTTTGAAGCCCAGATGGACCGTTTCCTGCGGCCCGAAGCCCGCCTCACCGCCATCCAGACCCAGGACTACCGCTGATCCGTCCCCCAGGCGGCACAGCTGCCTGCCCTTCTCCTGGCCCCTCGCCCTTTTTCCATGGCCACCATTCTCGAAACGGCTGCCTCTGCGGGCAGCTTTCAGACCCTTCTTGCCGCCGTTGATGCCGCTGGCCTGCGGGGCGCTCTGGAGGGACCGGGGCCGTTCACCGTGTTTGCCCCTGTGGATGATGCCTTCGCGGCCCTGCCCCCCGGCACCGTCCAGACCCTGGTGGACAACCCACCCCAGCTGGCCCGCATCCTCAAGTTCCATGTGCTCTCCGGCGACCATCGCCGCGAGCAGCTGGTGCAGCAGCCCCAGTGGGACAGCCTGGAGGGAGCTCCCGTGGCGATCCGGCGGGCAGAGCCCTTTGAAGTGAAGAACGCCACGGTGGTGGCTGCCGATGTGGTCTGCGACAACGGCGTGGTTCACGTGATCGATCGGGTGATCCTGCCTGGGTGATCACCCGGCTGCCGCCGGATCGGCGGAGCGGCGCGTCTGAGGGATGGGGCCATCCAGGTCGGAACGGAACTGAAGCGTCATCCCGCCCAGATGCTGGCTCACCAGCTCCAGCAGCCGCATGAAGGTCTGGTGGGTCTTGGGCGCTCGCAGGCCCATCGCCTCGCGGCTGAGCAGCACTAGTTCCAGCACCCTGCCATCGGCCTTGGATTGCACGTCGGCAAAGAGCTGCATGCGCTGGGTTTCGCCGCCCTGTTTGACCATGGCGCCGAGGTGGGCCGAGGTGCGGTGATCCACCTCGGCGTTCAGGTCCCTGAGCACCGGGTCGAGAGCCTTGAGCATGGCCCCCGACTCGGGGTGGCCTTCAGGCTTGAGCACCAGCAGAAATCGCGCCATGGACGCTTACGTCGGGCTCGACGCTACTGCGACCGGGGCCCTGCGAGCTTGGCGGCCTGCTGGGGTCGCGGTTCGGCTTCTGCACCTGTGCGGCGGCGCTGGCATCCTGAGGGATTACTGGGTGGTGGCCCCGTCATGGCCCGGTCTGGATCGGGATCCGTTGCTGTCATTGGGGCTGGGGTCGCTGGCTGCGCCACTGCCGCCCAGCTGCGTCGGGCCGGTTTTGATGGCCGGATCAGCCTCTGGGAGACCGGGCGCGGCCCGGGCGGGCGGGCCAGCACACGCCGCTCCCGGGGCGATGGTGCCCTGGCCATCGACCATGGGGCCCCCCTGCTGAACATCCGCAGCGAGCGGCCCCCGGAGCTGCTGGAGCCCCTGCTGGAGGGGGGCTGGATCACGCCGTGGAGCGGTCTGATGGCCCTGCTGGAGGGGGAGTCGCGCCTGCACATCGGGCGCCCCGATGTCCTGGGGATCGGCCAGCTCTACCGGGGTGCGGACGGGATGGATGGTCTCTGCCGCGGCCTGCTGCAGCTGGGGGCCAGTGGTGCCCAGCCCGCTGCCGAGGCCCATTACGGCACCTTGATCCGCTCCCTGGAGTGCGCCTCCAGCGGCAGCTGGCTGCTGCGGGATCGCCAGGGAGAGCTCCAGGGCGAGGCCGACTGGCTGGTGCTCAGCAGCACCCTGCTGGCTCACCCCCGCAGCTGCCTGCTGTTCGAGTGGCCGGAGGTGCCGCTGGTGCGGGCGGCCGCATCGCTGGGGGATCTGCAGCTCGATCACGCCCTCACCACCATTGCGGGCATCCGCGCCGAGGCCCGCAGCAACCTGTTGTTGCTGTTCCCCCCCGAGGACGCGCTCCCCTGGAGCTCACTGCCGTTCTCCCTGGTGAACTTCGATCCAGCGGCTCAGCAGCGCTGGGGCCTGCGCCGGATCAGCATCCAGCCGCTCCCGGACGGCCGCTGCGCCGTGGTTGCCCATTCCAGCGATGCCTTTGCGGCCGACCACCTCGATGTCTATGGATCCCACTCCGCCGTGGCCCGGCTGCTGGATCTTCCCGTCGATGCCGGCCGTGAGGAGGATGTGATCCAGGCCCTGGCCAGGGCCGTGATGGAGTGCCTGGCCCCCTGGATTGATGACCTCACCCTGGAGCGTGCTTCTCCGCAGCTGATGCGCTGGGCGGCGGCCTTCCCGGTGGCGCCAGGTCTGCCCCCGTCCCTGCGGCTGTGCCCGCTCAGCCGCGTCGGCTTCTGCGGCGACTACCTCGACGGCGAGGGCTTTGGCCGCATTGAGGGTGCCCTGCACAGCGCCGAACAGCTGGCCGCTTCCCTGCTGCAAGCTGGACTGACCTAGAGCCGGGAGCGCCCGATGCCGTCCCACCTGCTGATTTCCGCGGCTGCAACGCGATGGCTGCTGTCGCCCCTGCTGGCCCTGGGACTGCTGCTGCTGGGCCCAGGCTCGGCGGCCTGGGGGCTGGAGGCGGCCAACCAGCCCAGCCGCTACAGCTGCGATGGCGACCTGCTGCTGGCCCGGGTCGAGAACGGCGCGGTTGATGCTCCCGGCATCCCCAACACCCTGGCCGGCACCCTGCCAGGGGCCTTTGTGGTGATCGATTGGCGCGAGCTGCACCTGCAGCTGCCCCGCACCAACAATGCCGGAGCTCCCAGCTTCGGTGATGGCCGCTGGTGGTGGAGCCTCGAGGATCCAAGTCGGCCCACCCTGCTGCTGCAGCAGGCCCAGCAGACCAGCTTCGCCTGCTCGGCTCTGCCCGCTTCAGGCTCGCCAGCTGCTGCCGCGTCCCGGTAGCGTCGACAGGTCGAGGTGGACGATGTCCCCAATCCGTTGGGGGCGTTTTCCGAGATGGGGCTCTGCGGAGCCCCTTTTGCTTGGCAGCCGTTTCCGGATGGACGCCACCCGCTCCCCCCGAGTAACCTTCGGTCCTACGGCACGGCTATGCAGAGTCCCTTTGGCGACTGGCTGCCGGAGGTGGTGGTGTTCCACCCCATCGGTTTCGAGGATGCCCAGGCGATCGTTGAGGCGGTGCGGGAGCTCAAGACCGCGGTGGTCCATGCCGGTGCCATGGACCGGGCCGAGGCCCAGCGCCTGATCGATTTTGTGGCCGGGGGCGTCTGCGCCATCGATGGGCAGGCCGAGTGCCTCGATCCCCTCACCTTCGTGTTTGCTCCTGAGGTGATCGCCCTGCAGCGCGACAGGCCCGCCGAGTCCTGAGCCTGGCTCAGTGGATTGAGGTCACCGTGTTGAGTTGCAGCCAGCAGCCGCTGGGTGCCAGCTTCTCCACCACCACACTGCGGTGCTGCTGCTGGGCGAGGGTCTGGGCGAAGGTCTCGGCCTCATCCCGGTCCCAGAACCTGGGCGCGATCACCTGCTGGGGCACACTCTGCTCGCGCTCAACTTTGGGGCGCACGCGATACCGACCTTCTGGATTGGGCACGACCATCGGACCATTCTGGGGGCAGGCTCTGCGCTCTGGTCCAGCCTCCGGATTTCTCCAGGATTGGCGAGCCCACCCGCCCGCCGCTCACCGCCTCGCCGCTCACGGCCTCAGCAGTTCCTTGCCCAGCCGCTCCAGGGCAAGCGGTGAACGCAGCAGCTGGTCGTGGGTCCACACCAGCAGTTCCTCGCGGCGGCCCCAGGGCAGCGCCGCCTGCCACCCCGGCGTCACGATCAGATCGAATGGGGTGTAGAGGCTCACGCACTCCAGCTGCTGCAGGGCCCTGCTGTCCTGGTTGAGGCGCCGCAGCAGGGAGCTGCCGCGGCCCATGTCGGCGATGCCGGGCAGCAGCCAGGGCGGGCAGGCCAGGGCGTTGAGGGTGCCCTGCTGGGGACTGCCCAGGCTGATGAACCGACGGGTGCGCCGATGGCCCCCCAGCCACTGCAGCCAGATGCGGGCGATCACCCCGCCCATGGAGAAGCCCAGCAGGTCGATCGGCTGTTCCGTCCCCACGTGGGTGGTCAGATATGCGGCCAGCTGCTCCGCCAGCCTTTCCAGGGGAACCTGGCCGATGCCATGGGGAAGATGCGGTATCAGGATCGGCTGGCGCCTGCCGTCCAGGTGTCGGATCAGGGGGTTGAACACCCGCGGGGTGTCCCAGAGCCCATGCACCAGCACCAGGGGTGGTGCTGCCTCAACCATCCAGGCGCAGCATCCGCTGGCCCGGCGCCAGCTTGGCCTGCTCCTCGAAGATCGCGGCCAGTACCGCCTGGCTGGCGGCGGGGTGTGCCTTGATCCCGGCGACAATCCGCTGGACATCCTCAGGGGCCAGGCCTCCCTGCAGGGTCCTGGCATGGAGCTTCTGGCGGAACTGCTCCAGCAGCGCCTCCTCCTCGGCGTTGAGGGGGCGGGCCCCCGGGCAGTCGATCTCCACGGTGTGCCTCGGCCACGGACCTGATCGTTTCACGCTAGGTGCGGCAGGTCCTGAGGTCAGGGGCGCCTGCGTCAGCACCTCATGACGCTCGCCCCCTTTGACCCGCACCCCTTCATGTTCTGTTACACTCCACGCAACGTTTCGTCACCCGCCTCCCATGGCCGACAACACCGCTTCCCGCTTCGGCTTCGTTGCTTTCGCTGAAACCTGGAATGGCCGTCTGGCCATGATGGGCTTCGTCATCGGCCTGGCCACCGAAATCCTCACCGGCCAAGGCATCCTGGCCCAGGTTGGTCTCGGCTGAAGTTCACCTGCTTGCGGGCTCAGACTGTTCGGCTCCGTGCCGATCGTGGCTGCGCCCCATCCCCTCTTCTGATTCCAGAAAACAAGCCCAGGACACCCTGTTCTCCAGCCTCCGGGCTGGGCTCCTCACCGGGTCTCTGACACTGTCAGAGACCCGGTTTGCGTTCCATGCCTCCCTCCCAGACGCCCTCTCCAAGGGTCGTGAAGCTGCAGATCATGGCGGCGGTGTTTGTGCCCATGGCCCTGCTGGGGCTGTGGCTTCGCTCCCAGGGCTTCTGGTGACCCGCTGACGCCGCGGCAGCAGGTGGTGCACGGCATGCATCACCACGCCCCAGATCAGCAGCTCTCCGCCGGGGTCGTCCACGCGGATGGCGGGGATGGCGGGATCGCTGGCCACCAGGTGCCATGGCGGCCGCTCGCCGCGCAGCTGTCGCAGCACGAAGCGCCCCTCGTGAATGGCCACCACCGTGCAGCCCGGCCGCGCGGCCACGCTCCGGTCGATCACCAGCAGGTCGCCGTGCTGGATGCCGGCTGCCTGCATGGCGTCGCCCTCCACCCGCATCAGGAACGTGGAGGTGGGCCGCGGCACCAGGGCCGTGTTCAGGTCGATCGACGCCTCCACGTAGTCGTCAGCAGGACTGGGAAACCCCGCCGCCACGCTCTCCAG is a genomic window of Cyanobium sp. NS01 containing:
- a CDS encoding chlorophyll a/b-binding protein; translation: MADNTASRFGFVAFAETWNGRLAMMGFVIGLATEILTGQGILAQVGLG
- a CDS encoding fasciclin domain-containing protein; the protein is MATILETAASAGSFQTLLAAVDAAGLRGALEGPGPFTVFAPVDDAFAALPPGTVQTLVDNPPQLARILKFHVLSGDHRREQLVQQPQWDSLEGAPVAIRRAEPFEVKNATVVAADVVCDNGVVHVIDRVILPG
- a CDS encoding CO2 hydration protein, whose amino-acid sequence is MTPPAALAPSEAQAPPIPPSTHPYAEVIHRLEAGGSMLPDNPENLQQIIGIYKAYAVPMDFYWRDLLYIAEKVFLNPLPAFKYFISQEYLDRPNSYSGDQSQLRIWRGGEKAHPELLEFMAKGETGSMSKLLHHLWHDRVNMEFAEACMDAMFWHQGMGGRFNDYLVSEPYREQADRAIKAYFKGNPLMLGLYRLFPDLFLEQVRKLSYYANLGLFWEVMAPVFFEMSDLYDEGKLTSVPAAMDFLVNGIFAVAGRPIYHHVFIRGECFEIIPKSCGFTWLYEAALPYVEAVFYRTSPFRGTKSYNAQAMQVPADQADFHYGILYADVFPVGSAGIPPTLLMQDMLHFLPPYLEVMYRNHKRGDEDKLIQLGITFQRSMYNVTSAVIQALRCALLYPLDDPDPAHLRANRQFFEAQMDRFLRPEARLTAIQTQDYR
- the sepF gene encoding cell division protein SepF, translating into MQSPFGDWLPEVVVFHPIGFEDAQAIVEAVRELKTAVVHAGAMDRAEAQRLIDFVAGGVCAIDGQAECLDPLTFVFAPEVIALQRDRPAES
- a CDS encoding FAD-dependent oxidoreductase, with protein sequence MARSGSGSVAVIGAGVAGCATAAQLRRAGFDGRISLWETGRGPGGRASTRRSRGDGALAIDHGAPLLNIRSERPPELLEPLLEGGWITPWSGLMALLEGESRLHIGRPDVLGIGQLYRGADGMDGLCRGLLQLGASGAQPAAEAHYGTLIRSLECASSGSWLLRDRQGELQGEADWLVLSSTLLAHPRSCLLFEWPEVPLVRAAASLGDLQLDHALTTIAGIRAEARSNLLLLFPPEDALPWSSLPFSLVNFDPAAQQRWGLRRISIQPLPDGRCAVVAHSSDAFAADHLDVYGSHSAVARLLDLPVDAGREEDVIQALARAVMECLAPWIDDLTLERASPQLMRWAAAFPVAPGLPPSLRLCPLSRVGFCGDYLDGEGFGRIEGALHSAEQLAASLLQAGLT
- a CDS encoding alpha/beta fold hydrolase; amino-acid sequence: MVEAAPPLVLVHGLWDTPRVFNPLIRHLDGRRQPILIPHLPHGIGQVPLERLAEQLAAYLTTHVGTEQPIDLLGFSMGGVIARIWLQWLGGHRRTRRFISLGSPQQGTLNALACPPWLLPGIADMGRGSSLLRRLNQDSRALQQLECVSLYTPFDLIVTPGWQAALPWGRREELLVWTHDQLLRSPLALERLGKELLRP
- a CDS encoding LexA family transcriptional regulator, which encodes MGRLDNTAQRADLRWLGALSDEASGEALPLALESVAAGFPSPADDYVEASIDLNTALVPRPTSTFLMRVEGDAMQAAGIQHGDLLVIDRSVAARPGCTVVAIHEGRFVLRQLRGERPPWHLVASDPAIPAIRVDDPGGELLIWGVVMHAVHHLLPRRQRVTRSPGSEATAPAGPWAQTPPP